In Parasegetibacter sp. NRK P23, the genomic stretch GCGGCGGATATCGTGATCATCGCGATCATCGCCTCTATTGAAAAGGTGATCACCAACCTCGACTCTATTTACGACGCACTGGTTTCCGTTGAAAAACTGAACGCCATCGCTGGCGCCGACCTGGAAGAATCCGGCACGGTGAAGCTTGCGCCCGAGAAAGAGGGCGTGGACATCAGCTTTAAAAACGTGCATTTCTCTTATGAAAACAGTGACCAGGTGCTGCGGGGCGTTAACCTGGATATTCAAAAACAACAGATCGTTCAACTGAAAGGCGCATCCGGCTCCGGAAAATCCACCGTACTGCGCTTACTCACCGGCGCGTTCTCTAACTTTACAGGCGATATTCTGCTGAACGGTGTGCCGCTATCAAATTATAGTGTGGAAAGTCTGCGTGCACAAACAGGCATCTTACTCAGTGTACAGGACATTTTTGAAGGTTCACTCTGGGACAACATCACCATGGGCAATAAGTCCGTAACACTGGATCAGGTGTCGAAGCTCGCGGAACTTTGCGGCCTGCAGCAATTCATCCGTACCAGCCGTAACGGTTACGACAGCCAGTTGCTGCCGGTGGGCAATAAACTGTCGCGCAATGTAAGGAAGAACATCCTCCTGATGCGTGCACTCCTGGGTCCCAGCCGGCTGCTGTTACTGGAAGAACCGTTTGAGCACCTGCAGGAACCTTACCGGACGAATATGATCAATTACATCCGGCAGGAAAAAAATGCCACCATCGTAATTGCTTCAGAAGACGAAAGGCTCGCGCCGCATTGCGATAAAATTATTCAAATGGACAACCAACAGTAACAGCCACAGGGAAAAACAACAACAATGAACAACTACCTATACCAACCGATTGAAGCAGGAACTGAAAAGTGTCCGTCGGCTTTCGGAAAAATATACCGGATCGACCGGAAAAGCCGGGCCAAACGCTGGCTCTTCGGCACCCTCTTCGTATTGCTGGTGTTCATGTTCCTTCCGTGGACACAGAACATCCGTGCAAGGGGTTCGGTGACCACGCTCCGGCAGGAACAGCGTCCGCAACAGATCAATACCGTGATCGCCGGTTCCGTGTCCAAATGGTACGTGAAAGAAGGAGATTTCGTGAAGGCCGGGGATACCATCCTGCAACTGGGGGAAGTGAAAGCCGAATACTTCGACAGCAACCTGCTCCAGAGAACCCAGCAGCAGATCGTCGCCAAACAACAAAGTATTGATGGCTACCGCAACAAAGCCAACGCCAGCGAAGCGCAAATGGAAGCTTTGCGGGAAGCGAGGAAGTTCAAACTCGAAACATTAGACAACAAAATTACCCAGCAACAATTAAAGATCAGAACCGAAGAGGCTGAACTGATTGCGGTAAAAAACGAACTGGACGCCTACCAAAGGCAGATTGACGCCGCAAAGGTACTGCTGGACAATGGCGCCATCTCCCTCACTGAATTTGAAAGAAGAAAAATTAACTTCCAGAACAGCACCGCAAAACTGAACAGCGCCACCAACAAACTGGAACAAAGCAGGCAGGAACTGGTGAACCTCAGCATCGAAAAACAATCGGCCATACAGGAATATACGGACAAGATCGCCAAGGCACAGGGAGAAGGCTTCTCCTCTTTGTCCGAAGCGGCAACAGCGGAAGCCGAAGTGGCCAAACTCCAGAACGCCTATGCCAACTACGATGTAAGGAACAAATTGTATTATATACTGGCTCCGCAAAGCGGGCAGGTATCGAAGGCCAAAAAAGCGGGTATCGGCGAGTTCCTCAAAGAAGGTGAAATGATCGCTGAAATCGTACCCGATAAGGTACAGTTCGCGATAGAGCTTTTCGTTTCCCCCATGGACCTTCCCCTCATCAGCATCGGCCAGAAAGTGCGTTTCATATTCGACGGGTTCCCGGTAATCGTTTTCAGCGGATGGCCCGGCGGCAGCTACGGCACCTTTGGCGGAAGAATAATAGCCATCGAAAAATCGGTGAGCGTGAACGGCAAATTTCGTGTATTGGTAACCGAAGACCCAGACGATAGAAAATGGCCCGAGCAACTGAGCATCGGCGGTGGCGCTGAAGGCATCGCCCTGCTCAAAGATGTGCGCATTTACTACGAAATATGGCGGCGCATCAATGGTTTCCCGCCGGAATATTATCAGGCTCAGGCTGCACCCGTTCAAAAATAAAAAGCGTCCTTACTGATGAGAGCAAGTTCAATCTATACATTTCTCCTGCTGGCGCTTTTTGGTGCGCGGGGCACGGCACAGGATACCGCCAACACGTTAAGCGTGACCCGTTTTATTGAACAGGTACGCACTTACCATCCTGTGGCCCGGCAGGCCAACCTGCTCACTGAAATGGCGGAAGCCAACCTGCTGGCCGCACGCGGCGCGTTTGATCCCGTAGCTGAACTGACCAACAACGCCAAATCGCTTGACGGTACCAATTATTACCGCAACACGAACCCGGAACTGCGCCTGCCTACAGCATTTGGCGTGGAACTGAAAACCGGTTTTGAAAGAAACGAAGGGGTATACCTTAACCCCGAACGCACCAAAGGAGTGGCTACGTACCTCGGTCTGGAAATCCCTGTATTGAACGGATTGCTCATCGATAAACGCAGGGCAGCTCTACAACAGGCGAAAATTATCAGCACCAGAAGCGAACAGGAAAGACTGGCCGCTTACAACAACCTGCTGTTTGACGCCTACACCACCTACTGGCAATGGGCCGGCGCCCACCAGTTGCTGCAAGTATACCAGGAGTTTGAAGCCATCAGCGCGGAACGACTGGCCCTGGTGCGGCTCTTATTCGAAAACGGCGACCGCCCCATGGCCGATACCGTGGAAGCCCACAGCCAATTGCTCAACTACCGGTTGCTGGCCACTGCCGCGTTGCAGGAACGCAACAGGCAAGCCATTGAACTCTCCGGTTACCTGTGGTCCGAAGCGGGCAATCCTATGTTGTTACCTGAAAACGCCATACCCGACAGCCTCAGCACCAATCTGGAAGCACCTGAAGCATTGCAGGCGGAAGTCATGAACAACATCATCCTCAACCACCCGGAACTAAGGGCCTATCGTTTCAAACTACAGGAAATGGATGTGGAGCTCCGGCTCAAAAGACAGGAACTGTTGCCTGTACTTAAACTGAAAGCGAACCTGCTGAGCAAAGAGTATTATGACTACAAGGAAATCAATCCCGCGTATTTCCGCAACAACCACCAGTGGGGACTTACCTTCAAAATGCCCCTGCTGCTGAGAGAAGCGCGAGGCGCCTACAGGAACGCGCAACTGAAAATAGAATCTGCCAACCTGGATATCGCACGCAAATCCTTTCAGATCGAACAGAAAATTCTGCAATACCTCAACGAAGCGAAACTCCTCCGCTCCCAGTTGCAAACGGCCACTTCCATGTACAACGACCTGAGTTTTTTGCTGAAGACGGAAGAACTGAAATTCTCCCAGGGCGAAAGCGCTTTGTTCCTGATCAACAGCCGCGAAAGCAAGGTGATTGAAACACAACAAAAACTGGTGGAATTGCAGGTGAAATACCTGAAAGCGCTGTACGCCATTGAATGGGCCAGCGGCAGGATGCGGTAGTGAACGAAACGGCTTAAAAAAGGAATCTGAAAATTTTCTTACCTTCATCGCTCCTTAGAATCTATGCATTGAAAAACCTTATCAGCACAACTACGAAAACCAGTAGTTATTCCTTTCAATGCAAAAGATTCTTTATGAAAAGAAAATTCAACGCCTCAATTGTTGCTGTTCTGGTCGCATGCTGCGCCATTTTTATCGGAAGTTGTTCTAAATCCGGGGATGATGGCGGCTCCGGCGGTGATTACTATTTCAGGTTCAAAGCCAACGGCGCTACCGTAGATTACAGCAATACCATTAAGCAGGCTTATTATCCCGGTACCACTTCGGTGAACACCACCACTACCGGCGTTTCCGGATTTTCAGCCATTATTTCCGCCACCGCAGACATCAACCAGGTATTACGCAACGCGGTTTCCGTAGTAATGAATGGCGACGCCGCATTCACCACGGGTATCGACTACACCACCGCCAGCAATTCACCACTCGCACTCATGAACTTTGGGTACTATGATAATTCCGGAAAATTGTTTGTAATGTCGAAAAGCCTGAATATCGTGAACAATCCCGGCTCAGCTACAGTACGTTATTCGGTTATCAACGACGACATCATCCAGGGTGTTTTCTCCGCGCACCTTTATGACAACACCTTAAACGCCCACGTGCAGATTACGGAAGGCGAATTCCGGGTAAAGCGGAAACCATAGCAATATACGTGTTAGAGGGTATGGTATAAGCGTTCCGCAGTTGTTATTATTGCGGGAAGGATCAACCCTGTTCCGTATGAAACTGAAACAACTCTTTTACCTGCTTTCCCTGAGCCTGCTGGCGTGCTCGAAGAACACCACGCCAACCGAAGAGCCGTCACCCGGCAACACAACAGCGGCCTGGATCGCGGATGCGTCCTTTGAAAAAATAAATATCGCCGGAGAACGTGCCGTAAAAGACATCGTCTTCAACGAAGGAAACGCCGCCTACCTCGACGACCTGAACAGGATTTTCTTCTCCTACAGTAACGGAGCGGAATGGAAAGAACAACTCAACATGAGCGGGAACACGATCCGGTGCATCGCCCTCCGGGCCGATGGCGAAAAACTCTTTCTCGGGGGGATCAGTCTGGACAATTATACCTACGGCGCTAAGTTCTGGGTGTACAATACCCCGAAAAACACCGGGGCCACCCTGGATTATAACGGCGAAGCGCTGATCGCCAACCTCAACGACCCCATCCAATGCGATTTCATGCGTGCCTCCTGGAACGGAGACGGATCGGTGTACGCCAGTTTCGGAAGAAGCACCATGAAAGACGGCTTCTTCGGCAATATCCGTCCCGATGGCAGAAAAATCTTCAACCAACGCACGCCTTCGCACACCTATGTAATGGGTAAGAACCCTACCTTCCTGAAAAATCATTGCGAAGGTTTTTACATCGCGGGCAATACCGAACGCACCACACTTTGCGTGTACGAATATGTGCCCAGCGCCAACATGAATATTCTTATTCCGTATTACTCTGATCAGAAAGGCCATAACAACAGCTGGCTTCCTTTGGTAAGCTACTGGAAGGCCGGACTGGTATACCATATTGGGCAGGACAAAACAGGGCAACATGCCATTTACGTTTCACAGGCCAACAGGCTTTTTTACAACGGACAGGAGGAGATTGCCTTTAAAGGTATCCAGGGAAACCTGCAATGCGCATCCATCGACAACAACAATTTCGTTTGGGTAGGAACGAGCGCGGGATTATTCAAAAGCCTGAAACCAATACTTTAATTCCAATTCGATTCTTTCATTCTTATCAACTGATATTCAATGAATCATATCCTTAAATCTATAGTATTACTGGCAAGTGTATGTTATGGAAATATACTGCTTTCCCAGGACCTTAAAATCAGCAGTCTGGGATTGGGATTCTACGGCCTGACGGATCAACAAAATAATGAAGTGGTGAAACGGAAATACCATAAAATATATGACGCCCCCAAAGCCGGCTGCTTTATCGCGGAAGATAAAAACCATAAAGTGGAACTGCTTCACAGGCAAACAGGGAAAGTAATTAAAAAGGGGAAAGACTTAACCATGCTGCCTCAAGGGTACGCGGGCAGCAATTTTATGGTATTGGGTAAAAATGGAAAATACGCCTTGTATAATTTTGATTTTCAGCCATTCAGCAAAGAATACCATCAAATAAAAATAAACTACCATTACCCACAGTATGTGCTCTTCTTTGAAAATACGGACTGGGGCCTGATGAATGCTAAAGCCGAAATACTCATCCCGGCACAATACATGACGATGGACTTCGGACAGTTGAAAGACGATGGCATTTTTCATCCCACGCCGTACTTATTCCGGGTATCGCGACCCAATCAACAAACTATTTATGTGGACAGCACGAATACCATGGACATTGCCGCCACCGCTGCAAACTGCTGTTACCGCGGTGGTGGACTTGGCACCGATTACCTCGCTCAAAGAGCCTTCCTGCTGCAAAACCTCGACAAACTAAAAGGAGTAGGCAAAACCGCTATCGCCAAAACCTACCACACCACACACGACAGCATCAACAACCTGGCAGAAGCCTACAAATGGTACAAAATGGGATGGCAAGAAGCCCCCTCTTCGTTATACGCAGGTTTAAGTCTGGCCGAATTCCTCCGCACAAAAACCGAGTTTCGTGACCTGGACTCCTCCCTCTCCTTCGCTCAACTGTTCAGGGCCGTAGCCGATATGATGCCGTATTACAATATTGAGATCGCAGCTCTTTTTATGAAGAACAATCCCGACAGCGCCCGTTTCTATTATGAGAAAGCCATTTCAAAAACAAAGTTCAATAGCTATGCGCACCTCTACGCCAATATAGGCCTGGCCAAAATACATTATGCAAAGGGCGACAAAACGCTGGCGGCATCGCACCTGCTGAAAGCGAAAAGCGCGGCGGCTGCCAACCACACCCAGGTATATGCGCACCAGGTAGAAGAGCTTGCCGGGATGAAACTGGCCGCGGACGTACTTCAGTACGGACAGGTGGTGCTATTCAATGGAAAAAAAGCAATGGTACTGCATACTTCGCTGAACGGCAGAAACCTCAGCAACGGCGATGTGATTCCGCCCACGGCCACCAATTTTAAAATATTGAACGAAAGCAACGAACAGTTTTTTACCAGATGTCCCGAATGCGCCGGAACCGGCACCGTTACCAAAACCATCAAATCGCCCTATACCTATTCTTATTCGATCAGCGAAAAACATACCGGCTCATCGGTTTCAGGTGACTATATCAAAACCACTACTTATACACCGCCAAGCACGTACAAAGGCGAGGTTACCTGTAGCCGTTGTTATGGCACGAAAAAGGTGGTGAAAAAATAACCAGGAAAATTCCTGCCCTGTTGTAACATTCTGAAAGCCCGCGTATCTAATTCGAAAAAACAATATGCGGCAGGTTCAACCATTCATTCTTTTTACTTTTCTTATCGCCTTCAGCAGCTTTGCACAGGCGCAACAGCTTTATGTAAAAACCTTCGGGCCGGCTTCAGGAAAACCACTGCTCTTTTTACACGGTGGTCCGGGCGGAAGCACCCTCGATTTTGAACTGACCACCGCGCCGGAACTCGCGAAAAAAGGATTTTTTGTGATCGTGTACGACCGTCGTGGCGAAGGAAGGTCCATCTCCGATTCCGCGAAGTTTACTTTTGAAGAAACGTTCAATGATATCCATGGTATCTACAAACAGTACAACATAAAATCTGCCGCCTTATTGGGTCACAGTTTCGGTGGTGTGGTGGCCGGTAAATTCGCTGCGCAATATCCTCAACAGGTTAATCATCTTATTCTTGCGGGCGCGCCGCTTTCTCTTCAGCACATGTTCCGCACTATTCTTACCAACGTGCAAAACGCCAGCAAAGACTCCGGCCTTCTAAAGCAATTGCATGAAGTAAAAGGGTATGATACCGCTTCCATCCATTACAGTTCAGGCTGTTTTATGCTTGCCATGCAGGCGCGCCTTTACAACACCGGCAATCCAACCCCGAAAGCACGGCAATTGTATAAGGAAATGATGGAACATGAAGCGATGAAACAATATACCGCTTCCCTCACCGCCACCAACTACAAAACCATGCTCAATCCTGTGATGGGCTTCTGGAAAAATGAAAAATACACCACACTGGACATTACCACTGCGCTGCATAAGGTCAGCAAGGAAAACATCCCCATCTATGGCATTTACGGCAAAGAAGATGGTTTGTTCAATCCCGCGCATATCAATACGCTACGCGGAATCATAGGAAATGAATCACGGGTTTTATATCTTGACAATTGTTCGCACGGCGTATTCATGGACCAGCAGGACATATTCATCGCATCTATAACCGATTGGCTGAAATGAACAATTTCGACGAGGTGTACCACCAATACTGGGACAGGATTTTCCGGTTGTGCATGGGTTATGTAAATGACCACGACCTGGCACTCGACATGGCGCAGGAGACTTTCGTGATCGTATGGAAACAATTGCCAACCTTCAGGGGAGAAGCAGCCATCGGCACCTGGATTTACCGGATCGCTGTAAACCTGTGCCTGCGGCAGATCGAAAAAAACAACCGCGAATTCAGACTGAAGAAAGATGCTCCGCTGCACCACTACGACACGGAGCATGACCTGGAGCCACGCATCCGGTTGCTGTACCGGCTCATCTCCGAACTCCCGGAACTGGACCGCATCATCATCTCCCTGGAACTGGAAGCGGTGAAACAAAGCGAGATCGCGCGCATCACCGGTATTTCCGACAGCAATGTGCGTGTGCGCATTCACCGCATTAAAGAAAAACTGACTAAAAAATTCAAGGAAAATGGATACTGATATCAACTTCAGCGCCCTCTGGCAGGAACGGCCCACACCCAAAGCCGACAAAACGGCTGTCCTGAAAAGAATAGAAAAATTCAGGTCGCGGAGGATGAAGCGGATCGTACTCGTAAACCTGATGTTATTGGCCACCGCCGCGTTTATTGTGTGGATATGGGTGCATTACCAGCCGAAACTCATCTCCACGAAAGCAGGTATCGTATTGATCATTCTTGCAATTTCTCTTTTTTCAGTGGTATCGGGTAAAATGATCCCACTTTACCGGAACAACGATAACGGCAGCAACGGGCATGATTTCATCGAAAAAATGCGCGCCATCAAAAAAGGAGAACAGTTCCTGCATACCACCATCATGAACTGCTATTTTGTATTGCTCACGGTGGGACTATGTCTTTACCTGTATGAATACACCTTGCGCATGAGCGGTACCGGTAAACTGATCACTTATGGTGCCACACTGCTTTGGGTAGGATTCAATTGGTTTTACATCCGGCCCCGGCAGATCAGGAAGCAACAAAAGGCGTTGAATGAAGTGTTGGATAAGATAGAAGGGATAGAAAAACAATTCAGCGAAGCCTGATGAAAAATGGTAAAAAGAAGTCGCCGCGGTAAGCATTATTACCGCGGCGACTTCTTTTAATGCAAAAGCTCTTTCAACTTTTTACTGAGCGCTTCCCCTCTCAGGTGCGTCGCGATGATCTTCCCATCCGGACCGATGAGGTAGTTCATCGGGACACTGCTTACGCCATACAACTGAACGGCGGCGCTGTTCCAGTATTGCAGGTCCGATACATGCGTCCAGGTGAGACCGTCTTTATGGATCGCGTCCAGCCAGGCCTGTTTGGCTTTTGGCCCGTCAAGTGATACAGCGAGTATGGTGAAATTTTTGTCTTTGAATTCGTTGTACGCTTTCACTACGGAAGGATTTTCATAACGACAGGGCGTACACCAGGAGGCCCAGAAATCAAGCAACACATATTTCCCTTTGAAGGACGACAGACTTACGGGATTCCCCAGGGTATCGTTCATGGTAAAGTCGGGCGCCATTTTCCCAGGAGCGATCCTTGCGGTCACTTCCAGTTTTTTCGCGATATCCTGTCCGGCCAGACTTTGTTTCATTTCCCGTGAAAACCTGTTAAACGAGGCTTCCACCTCGTCTCTGTTTTCCGCAAGCGCCTTCGGATTGGCACGTTCCTTCAACATATTAATGGCGACATAAGAGTTGGGATTGTTTTTAATGAAAGCCAGGTTCACACTATCTTCCTGCTCCCGTATCCTATTCAGCTCCGCGATGGCGCGCGCCTTTCCGACTGAATCATTCGCTTCACGGAATGTGTTCATCTGAAGTACCGTTTCCACCTGTTTTTCTTTAAAGGGTTTCAACGCGTTTTTAAGTGTAAGCAATTCCTTCGTGGATCTTCCGCCTTTTATTTGCGCCACCGACATCCCCTTCCCTTCCAGCAGAATGATTCCTTTTTCGAGGTACACATCCGCACGGTTAGGAGGTGGCCCCAGTAACTCGGCCAATGTGGCGGGCTTTGTAGTGGCCGCTTTCAGAAGAAGCGTTCCCTGCACAGGTTGCGCCACGGTGCCCTTAAAGTAGAAAGCCCCGTTTTCCAGCACCGTACTGTCTTTCCGGCTCTGTCCGGCATCGTTATACATGAGGTGAACTTTCGCGCCTTCCAGGGAAGGATCAGAGATTTTACCTTTTATTTCGAAGGATTGTTGCGCCTGCAGAACTGTGGCTGATAGTAATAATGCGGAAATAATGATTGTATTTTTCATAATTGTGGGGCCTCACCCCGCCCCCTCTCCTGCAGAGAGGGGCAATGTTTTTTGGTAATCGAATTGTGTTTTCTTCAAAGAAATCAGCATAATCAAGCTGCTTTCACGTTGCGCCTGCGAGACTGCGAGACTGCGAGGTACGAAGCAGGAAGCAGGCGCCGTCGCGGGAAAAATTCCATGTATCATTTAATGAAAACAGTTCACCTTGCGCGCAATCAGTTCACCGCCCTCCAGTTCATGTTTTTCACCTTCAGCAACCCACTCCAGGAAACGCCCGGCGTGAGCGCTACCACATTGGGATCGCTGCCCACAATGTAGCGGCGCAGTGTGCCCTTCGTTTGCGCATTGTAAGTTGCCACGTACAAGGCATTGGTAAGTTGATCCACCTGTGTATCGAATTTCAGCATCGTGATTTCGCCCGCATCAATATCAGGAAACTGGTATATTTTCTCGTTCCCGGTATTGTAATCGTAGGCGTATAATTTGTTGTTGGCAACATAAAACACCACGGTACGCCTGGAAGAGAAAGCATAAAAAGTCGCTTTATCGAAGTCGGTGGCCATGGGTTTTACGGTATAAAAACTCCGCTTTCCCGGAGCCGCGCCGTTCGCGTAGAACTTATAAATGAAAGCTTGGTTGGAATTGTCTTTCA encodes the following:
- a CDS encoding HlyD family secretion protein, whose translation is MNNYLYQPIEAGTEKCPSAFGKIYRIDRKSRAKRWLFGTLFVLLVFMFLPWTQNIRARGSVTTLRQEQRPQQINTVIAGSVSKWYVKEGDFVKAGDTILQLGEVKAEYFDSNLLQRTQQQIVAKQQSIDGYRNKANASEAQMEALREARKFKLETLDNKITQQQLKIRTEEAELIAVKNELDAYQRQIDAAKVLLDNGAISLTEFERRKINFQNSTAKLNSATNKLEQSRQELVNLSIEKQSAIQEYTDKIAKAQGEGFSSLSEAATAEAEVAKLQNAYANYDVRNKLYYILAPQSGQVSKAKKAGIGEFLKEGEMIAEIVPDKVQFAIELFVSPMDLPLISIGQKVRFIFDGFPVIVFSGWPGGSYGTFGGRIIAIEKSVSVNGKFRVLVTEDPDDRKWPEQLSIGGGAEGIALLKDVRIYYEIWRRINGFPPEYYQAQAAPVQK
- a CDS encoding TolC family protein — protein: MRASSIYTFLLLALFGARGTAQDTANTLSVTRFIEQVRTYHPVARQANLLTEMAEANLLAARGAFDPVAELTNNAKSLDGTNYYRNTNPELRLPTAFGVELKTGFERNEGVYLNPERTKGVATYLGLEIPVLNGLLIDKRRAALQQAKIISTRSEQERLAAYNNLLFDAYTTYWQWAGAHQLLQVYQEFEAISAERLALVRLLFENGDRPMADTVEAHSQLLNYRLLATAALQERNRQAIELSGYLWSEAGNPMLLPENAIPDSLSTNLEAPEALQAEVMNNIILNHPELRAYRFKLQEMDVELRLKRQELLPVLKLKANLLSKEYYDYKEINPAYFRNNHQWGLTFKMPLLLREARGAYRNAQLKIESANLDIARKSFQIEQKILQYLNEAKLLRSQLQTATSMYNDLSFLLKTEELKFSQGESALFLINSRESKVIETQQKLVELQVKYLKALYAIEWASGRMR
- a CDS encoding lipopolysaccharide assembly protein LapB, with the protein product MNHILKSIVLLASVCYGNILLSQDLKISSLGLGFYGLTDQQNNEVVKRKYHKIYDAPKAGCFIAEDKNHKVELLHRQTGKVIKKGKDLTMLPQGYAGSNFMVLGKNGKYALYNFDFQPFSKEYHQIKINYHYPQYVLFFENTDWGLMNAKAEILIPAQYMTMDFGQLKDDGIFHPTPYLFRVSRPNQQTIYVDSTNTMDIAATAANCCYRGGGLGTDYLAQRAFLLQNLDKLKGVGKTAIAKTYHTTHDSINNLAEAYKWYKMGWQEAPSSLYAGLSLAEFLRTKTEFRDLDSSLSFAQLFRAVADMMPYYNIEIAALFMKNNPDSARFYYEKAISKTKFNSYAHLYANIGLAKIHYAKGDKTLAASHLLKAKSAAAANHTQVYAHQVEELAGMKLAADVLQYGQVVLFNGKKAMVLHTSLNGRNLSNGDVIPPTATNFKILNESNEQFFTRCPECAGTGTVTKTIKSPYTYSYSISEKHTGSSVSGDYIKTTTYTPPSTYKGEVTCSRCYGTKKVVKK
- a CDS encoding alpha/beta fold hydrolase, encoding MRQVQPFILFTFLIAFSSFAQAQQLYVKTFGPASGKPLLFLHGGPGGSTLDFELTTAPELAKKGFFVIVYDRRGEGRSISDSAKFTFEETFNDIHGIYKQYNIKSAALLGHSFGGVVAGKFAAQYPQQVNHLILAGAPLSLQHMFRTILTNVQNASKDSGLLKQLHEVKGYDTASIHYSSGCFMLAMQARLYNTGNPTPKARQLYKEMMEHEAMKQYTASLTATNYKTMLNPVMGFWKNEKYTTLDITTALHKVSKENIPIYGIYGKEDGLFNPAHINTLRGIIGNESRVLYLDNCSHGVFMDQQDIFIASITDWLK
- a CDS encoding RNA polymerase sigma factor, which gives rise to MNNFDEVYHQYWDRIFRLCMGYVNDHDLALDMAQETFVIVWKQLPTFRGEAAIGTWIYRIAVNLCLRQIEKNNREFRLKKDAPLHHYDTEHDLEPRIRLLYRLISELPELDRIIISLELEAVKQSEIARITGISDSNVRVRIHRIKEKLTKKFKENGY
- a CDS encoding TlpA disulfide reductase family protein; the protein is MKNTIIISALLLSATVLQAQQSFEIKGKISDPSLEGAKVHLMYNDAGQSRKDSTVLENGAFYFKGTVAQPVQGTLLLKAATTKPATLAELLGPPPNRADVYLEKGIILLEGKGMSVAQIKGGRSTKELLTLKNALKPFKEKQVETVLQMNTFREANDSVGKARAIAELNRIREQEDSVNLAFIKNNPNSYVAINMLKERANPKALAENRDEVEASFNRFSREMKQSLAGQDIAKKLEVTARIAPGKMAPDFTMNDTLGNPVSLSSFKGKYVLLDFWASWCTPCRYENPSVVKAYNEFKDKNFTILAVSLDGPKAKQAWLDAIHKDGLTWTHVSDLQYWNSAAVQLYGVSSVPMNYLIGPDGKIIATHLRGEALSKKLKELLH